Part of the Brevibacillus brevis genome is shown below.
ATCAGCCAATTGCGCAGCTCCTGTTCGCCGTCCCGCGGCAATCCGAATTCCGGCGAATACGCTACTGTCAATCCGGCCGTTTGATTGGCTACGATCTGTCCGCCTGCCTTTTCCACGATTTGAATCAAGTAGGAACCCGGATCGGCTGCCGCGAAATCGCCTGCCAGCACGCCGGGAGCAGTCGGCTTCAACCGGATGGCCTCGCGCTGCATCTGCTGGCTGATCACGACCGCTTCCAGCTCCTGCGGCATAGGGGCGTTGTCCGGAAGCGTCACTGTGACCCGTCCCGTACCGTGAGCCAACTGCGTCTCCGTCTTCCAGTTCCCCTGGCTTACTTGGGGCAGCGTCCAGGCTACCAGCTCGTTCCAGAACCGGCTGCTTCCTCCCCAGCTCACCCAATCTGGCGCCCACTTGCCTTCCAGATCGCTCGTCCACGCAACCGTCCGCCCCAGGCCGTACTGCCAACGGGCGAGCACCGGATCTTCGTCCACGCTCACAAGAGGGGTCTCGGCTGTCTGTTTCGGCGTGGTCGCGATATAGGCGAGAAGCGGCGGTACTGCCTGCTTCAGCGAAGCCCAGCCGCCGGATCCTGTACGGATCGGCTCTTGCGGCTTTTCCACGATGAAGGTGCGGCTGGCCAAAGCCGTTTCCTTGCTGAAAATCTTCGGGATGGATTCGGCGTCGCCTGCAAAGTAATACCGGCCTTTGCCCATTTCGCTGATCATCTGGAGCAGCTGCGTATCGGCACCATCTCCCACCGCAACGGTCGATACGGTGATGTTTTCCCCCGCCATCTGCTGCAGCAGTCCCGCGTAGTCGTCGTCCTGACCAGACTGCCCATCCGTCAGCAGGATGACGTGCTTGCGCTGCGTCTTCATCGTCTTGATACGTTCGTACGCCAGCTGCAGGGCGGGATAGATGTCCGTGCCGCCGTCCGCGTAAATGCTGCCGATTTGGCGCTGCATTTCATCGAGCTGCGTGACGCTTCTCGGAGCGACTACTTCCCATGGGGAACCGTCGAAAGCGATGACCCCGATCTGATCCTGCCCGTTCATCATGGTCGTGGCGCGGATTGCTGCTTCCTTGGCCAGCTCCATCTTGTCCACGCCACGCGCATCTCCGGTCATGCTGCCGGACTTGTCGATCACCAGCTCCAGGCCGAGTGACGGCAGGTTTTCCTTTCCCTTGAGATCCATCTGGACGGGCAATGCCTCTTCGATCGGCGTCTGAAACCAACCGCCCATGCCAAAGCTGTCCCCGCCTCCTGTCATGATCAGCCCCATTCCCAGATCGCGGACGGCCGTACGGATGCGCTCCATGTCTTCATCCCCGATCTGCGTCGCGGGCACGTCTGCCAGCACAAGAGAGGCGTACGGTTTATAGCCGTCCAGCTCCTTCGGCAGCAGCCGGGCGTCCTTCACTTCCACAGCCATGTTGCCCGCTTTCAGGGCTTGCGTCAGGTTGCTCGCCGCTCCCGGATGCCCTTCGACAACGAGCACCACGGGCGCGCCCGCTACCCCCGTGTAGGCGGTCGCCTGATTGTTTGCCCGCACCGTATCGCGCTCCGGCTCGATCTCGACTCGGAAACGGTGAAAGCCTTGCTGTATGGCCTTTTGGGAAAAGACGAAACGGTTTTTCCCCTTTTCGATCGCGACCTTTTGGCTGCCCGCTTCCCGGTTGCCCTCGTACAGCCGAAGCGTCGCCCCGGTCGATTGCGTGCTTTCCACGTCCACGCTGATGGCGAATTCTTCTCCGGCGTACAGACGCTCCGGCACCTGCACCGCAGCCAGCAGTACCTCGTCTCCCTGCGGCTGCTGCATGGAAACAGCCTCCACAGCGATACCCCGATCCACGGCGAGTCTGGTCTCCCGCTCCGCATCTCCGCCGGTCGCCACGCCATCCGTCAGCACGACGACTTTTCCCCGTGCCTGGCTCGGGATCATCGCGGCGGCCAGGCGTATTCCTTCCGCCAAATTGGTCGCATTGCGATTCACCTCTACTCCGAGCGGCTGCACCTCATCGCGCGTGGTCAAGGGCTGGTCTACCGCCGCTTTTTCCCCGACCGCGACGACGGCGTACTGATCCTGCGGCTGTTTGCGGCTGACCGCCTCCCGCAAAAACGCGGCGAGCCGCGGATCGTCCTTCATGGAGGCCGATCGGTCGACGACAAACACGACAGTTTTGCCCTGCACGGGTGTAAGCAGCTGGGTGCCCGCCAGCGTCAGGATCAGCAGCAGAAATACAAGCGTTCGCAGGGCCAGGATGACCGCTTTTCTGCTCGCAGGCATATGCCTCTCGCCGCGCCACCAGCGAATCAGCACGTAGCAGGCCGGGAGGAGGAGCAAGAGCAACCATGGCGACGAAAAATCAATACCCACGCTGATACACCCTCCATTCCACAAACACGGCCAGCAATGCCAGCGCCGCAAGCCATGGCATCAGCTCCCGGCTCCCCGCCGCTGCGGCCGACTGGCCTTCGCTCTCATCCGTCGGCTGCATTTCGCCGGTCGCCACCCGGATCGTTTTAGGTGTGATATCGGATTGGGACTCGTTCATCTGTACCGGAAAATACCGGCTGTGCCATTTCGCATCGATC
Proteins encoded:
- a CDS encoding VWA domain-containing protein, whose amino-acid sequence is MGIDFSSPWLLLLLLPACYVLIRWWRGERHMPASRKAVILALRTLVFLLLILTLAGTQLLTPVQGKTVVFVVDRSASMKDDPRLAAFLREAVSRKQPQDQYAVVAVGEKAAVDQPLTTRDEVQPLGVEVNRNATNLAEGIRLAAAMIPSQARGKVVVLTDGVATGGDAERETRLAVDRGIAVEAVSMQQPQGDEVLLAAVQVPERLYAGEEFAISVDVESTQSTGATLRLYEGNREAGSQKVAIEKGKNRFVFSQKAIQQGFHRFRVEIEPERDTVRANNQATAYTGVAGAPVVLVVEGHPGAASNLTQALKAGNMAVEVKDARLLPKELDGYKPYASLVLADVPATQIGDEDMERIRTAVRDLGMGLIMTGGGDSFGMGGWFQTPIEEALPVQMDLKGKENLPSLGLELVIDKSGSMTGDARGVDKMELAKEAAIRATTMMNGQDQIGVIAFDGSPWEVVAPRSVTQLDEMQRQIGSIYADGGTDIYPALQLAYERIKTMKTQRKHVILLTDGQSGQDDDYAGLLQQMAGENITVSTVAVGDGADTQLLQMISEMGKGRYYFAGDAESIPKIFSKETALASRTFIVEKPQEPIRTGSGGWASLKQAVPPLLAYIATTPKQTAETPLVSVDEDPVLARWQYGLGRTVAWTSDLEGKWAPDWVSWGGSSRFWNELVAWTLPQVSQGNWKTETQLAHGTGRVTVTLPDNAPMPQELEAVVISQQMQREAIRLKPTAPGVLAGDFAAADPGSYLIQIVEKAGGQIVANQTAGLTVAYSPEFGLPRDGEQELRNWLIAGGGSLIEQPGEAFAGSMAGKWETQPIGEWLLMLAALLWPLDVASRRLQLPDHWWAKLTALWRKRPLAQSDARGQAVLTRLGERRAAGAQQNPKSAAGVMRPTEQASGSPAHTTPAAPKVARQQERGAKEDAPADETLNRLLAAKKRRTK